A genomic segment from Candidatus Zixiibacteriota bacterium encodes:
- a CDS encoding sugar transferase, producing the protein MNHPEEKMHIRNHGSMAVEAGVLRYGSADSIVVPPITAPSRPVFGRLKFFVGELSGLLFIALSTMFIFVVPATLARRGALKTAMNSVIKRTIDIVGATVGLLMVAPLMVVVALAVKLDSPGPVFYTQTRVGVNRRKRNRRYCQHVGVSDHRERDRRREDYHGRPFQIIKFRTMVRDAEKFTGPVWATREDPRITRVGRVLRKTRLDEIPQFWSVLRGDMSLVGPRPERPTFVRHLCNEVEGYEQRLEVKPGLTGLAQVENGYDSSVASVAEKVRFDLTYIRGWSVWTDVRILARTVVVVLTGKGAC; encoded by the coding sequence GTGAATCACCCTGAAGAGAAAATGCATATTCGCAACCATGGGTCCATGGCTGTCGAGGCCGGAGTATTGCGCTATGGTTCGGCGGATTCGATTGTTGTTCCGCCGATTACGGCGCCGTCGCGACCCGTCTTCGGGCGACTCAAGTTTTTTGTTGGCGAGCTAAGCGGGCTGCTTTTTATTGCGCTTTCGACGATGTTCATCTTCGTAGTGCCCGCGACGCTGGCCAGGCGAGGAGCGCTCAAAACCGCCATGAATAGTGTGATCAAGAGAACCATTGACATTGTCGGGGCAACGGTCGGCCTGTTGATGGTGGCGCCCCTGATGGTGGTGGTAGCTCTGGCGGTGAAGTTGGACAGCCCCGGTCCAGTTTTCTACACGCAGACCCGTGTGGGTGTTAATCGCCGGAAGCGGAATCGCCGGTACTGCCAGCATGTGGGTGTGTCCGACCACCGCGAGCGTGATCGCCGCCGCGAGGATTATCATGGCCGTCCATTCCAGATTATCAAGTTCCGCACCATGGTTCGGGACGCTGAGAAGTTTACCGGCCCGGTCTGGGCTACCAGGGAAGACCCGCGCATCACTCGAGTTGGTCGCGTGCTTCGCAAGACCCGCCTCGATGAGATTCCGCAATTCTGGTCGGTTCTCAGGGGGGACATGTCTCTTGTGGGACCGCGACCGGAACGCCCCACTTTCGTTCGTCACCTGTGCAATGAGGTTGAGGGCTATGAGCAGCGTCTCGAAGTCAAGCCGGGCTTAACCGGCCTGGCCCAGGTAGAAAACGGGTATGATTCGTCGGTCGCATCGGTTGCCGAGAAAGTACGGTTCGATCTGACTTACATTCGCGGCTGGTCGGTCTGGACCGATGTTCGCATACTGGCCCGTACAGTGGTAGTTGTACTGACCGGCAAGGGTGCCTGCTAA